One genomic region from Ammospiza caudacuta isolate bAmmCau1 chromosome 1, bAmmCau1.pri, whole genome shotgun sequence encodes:
- the KLHL38 gene encoding kelch-like protein 38 isoform X2, giving the protein MEEGSTEEFLFKDQDFSSELLRQLNALRQSRMLTDVTLCSGGFEIPCHRNVLASSSPYFKAMFCNNFRESHQPKVILKGIDANILDQIILYVYTGEILISTENVLCLLETASMLQYTKLFEACSTYLQDKLTPDNCLSMIRLAKVLNCQSLNKKAKAMALKCFPLVASSEDLKELCPTELIDYLGDDELCGEEEQVFEALMVWIRHDLQARQGYIQELFKKVRLQYVHPTFLFHFIANDSLVQASPTCRSILESAWRQMFSLYSTNMPDIKPMVHVPRRYSNQEFLIIIGGRKDSQQTTRDVLLYDEKTNQWLSLAKLPMRLYKASAVSLHSNVFVLGGMPVVNKKSLVSGNIYIYSLKLNQWRLIEHMLIPRYSHRSLAYKNYILSFGGIGENQEILNSVERYDSVYNTCESMANMPVAVLHPAVAAKDQRVYLFGGEDIMQNPVRLIQVYHVSRNTWFRMETRVVKNVCAPAVVIGDQIIIVGGYTRRIIAYDTKGNKFVKCADMKDRRMHHGATVIRNKLYVTGGRCLTSDNAIKDLDSLDCYDPETDTWTPKGKLPHRLFDHGCLTLQCVPCSNLL; this is encoded by the exons ATGGAAGAGGGGTCCACTGAAGAGTTTCTCTTCAAAGACCAGGACTTCTCCTCTGAactgctgaggcagctgaatgCTCTGCGGCAGAGCAGGATGCTGACCGATGTTACCCTCTGCTCCGGGGGCTTTGAAATCCCCTGTCACCGAAATGTGCTGGCTTCCAGCAGCCCATACTTCAAGGCAATGTTCTGTAACAACTTCAGGGAGAGTCACCAGCCTAAAGTCATTCTAAAGGGCATTGATGCCAATATTTTGGATCAGATTATCCTTTATGTTTACACTGGGGAGATTCTCATATCCACTGAGAATGTCTTGTGCCTCTTGGAGACTGCATCCATGCTGCAATACACTAAGCTGTTTGAGGCCTGCTCTACCTACCTCCAGGACAAGCTGACCCCTGACAACTGTCTGAGCATGATCAGACTGGCAAAAGTCTTGAACTGCCAAAGCCTGAATAAGAAAGCCAAGGCTATGgctttgaaatgttttcctctgGTGGCCTCTTCTGAGGACCTGAAGGAGCTCTGTCCCACAGAGCTCATCGATTACCTTGGGGATGATGagctctgtggggaggaggagcaggtcTTTGAGGCACTGATGGTCTGGATCCGGCACGACCTCCAGGCACGACAAGGCTACATCCAAGAGTTGTTCAAGAAGGTCCGACTTCAGTATGTCCATCCAACCTTCCTCTTCCATTTCATTGCTAATGACTCGCTCGTTCAGGCCTCACCCACTTGCAGGAGCATCCTGGAGTCAGCCTGGAGACAGATGTTCTCCTTGTACAGCACCAACATGCCTGACATCAAACCCATGGTGCATGTTCCTCGCAGGTACTCCAACCAGGAGTTCCTCATCATCATCGGTGGCAGGAAGGACAGCCAGCAGACAACAAGGGATGTCCTGCTGTATGACGAGAAGACAAACCAATGGCTGAGCCTGGCCAAACTTCCCATGCGCCTCTACAAAGCCTCTGCAGTGAGTTTGCACAGCAATGTTTTTGTGCTTGGAGGGATGCCTGTTGTCAATAAGAAAAGTCTGGTCAGTGgtaatatttacatttactcCCTCAAACTCAATCAGTGGAGGTTGATTGAGCACATGCTAATTCCACGTTACTCCCACAGAAGCCTGgcatataaaaattatattttatcatTCGGTGGAATTGGTGAAAACCAGGAAATCCTGAATTCTGTGGAAAGATATGATAGTGTCTACAACACCTGTGAGAGCATGGCAAACATGCCTGTTGCCGTCCTTCACCCTGCTGTTGCTGCCAAAGATCAGAGGGTTTACCTCTTTGGGGGAGAAGACATAATGCAAAACCCTGTTCGGCTTATCCAG GTTTACCATGTCTCCAGGAATACATGGTTTCGTATGGAGACCAGAGTAGTGAAGAATGTCTGTGCACCAGCTGTTGTGATTGGAGACCAGATTATCATCGTAGGTG GGTACACCCGGAGAATAATTGCTTATGATACAAAAGGCAACAAGTTTGTTAAATGTGCAGACATGAAGGACAGACGAATGCATCATGGGGCCACTGTCATCAGGAACAAGCTGTATGTCACAGGAGGACGGTGTCTCACCTCAGACAATGCCATCAAGGACCTGGATTCCTTGGACTGCTATGATCCAGAGACTGACACATGGACACCAAAGGGGAAACTGCCACACAGACTCTTTGACCATGGGTGCCTGACACTCCAGTGTGTCCCCTGTTCTAACCTTCTCTAA
- the KLHL38 gene encoding kelch-like protein 38 isoform X1, translating to MEEGSTEEFLFKDQDFSSELLRQLNALRQSRMLTDVTLCSGGFEIPCHRNVLASSSPYFKAMFCNNFRESHQPKVILKGIDANILDQIILYVYTGEILISTENVLCLLETASMLQYTKLFEACSTYLQDKLTPDNCLSMIRLAKVLNCQSLNKKAKAMALKCFPLVASSEDLKELCPTELIDYLGDDELCGEEEQVFEALMVWIRHDLQARQGYIQELFKKVRLQYVHPTFLFHFIANDSLVQASPTCRSILESAWRQMFSLYSTNMPDIKPMVHVPRRYSNQEFLIIIGGRKDSQQTTRDVLLYDEKTNQWLSLAKLPMRLYKASAVSLHSNVFVLGGMPVVNKKSLVSGNIYIYSLKLNQWRLIEHMLIPRYSHRSLAYKNYILSFGGIGENQEILNSVERYDSVYNTCESMANMPVAVLHPAVAAKDQRVYLFGGEDIMQNPVRLIQVYHVSRNTWFRMETRVVKNVCAPAVVIGDQIIIVGGALEIFSGEK from the exons ATGGAAGAGGGGTCCACTGAAGAGTTTCTCTTCAAAGACCAGGACTTCTCCTCTGAactgctgaggcagctgaatgCTCTGCGGCAGAGCAGGATGCTGACCGATGTTACCCTCTGCTCCGGGGGCTTTGAAATCCCCTGTCACCGAAATGTGCTGGCTTCCAGCAGCCCATACTTCAAGGCAATGTTCTGTAACAACTTCAGGGAGAGTCACCAGCCTAAAGTCATTCTAAAGGGCATTGATGCCAATATTTTGGATCAGATTATCCTTTATGTTTACACTGGGGAGATTCTCATATCCACTGAGAATGTCTTGTGCCTCTTGGAGACTGCATCCATGCTGCAATACACTAAGCTGTTTGAGGCCTGCTCTACCTACCTCCAGGACAAGCTGACCCCTGACAACTGTCTGAGCATGATCAGACTGGCAAAAGTCTTGAACTGCCAAAGCCTGAATAAGAAAGCCAAGGCTATGgctttgaaatgttttcctctgGTGGCCTCTTCTGAGGACCTGAAGGAGCTCTGTCCCACAGAGCTCATCGATTACCTTGGGGATGATGagctctgtggggaggaggagcaggtcTTTGAGGCACTGATGGTCTGGATCCGGCACGACCTCCAGGCACGACAAGGCTACATCCAAGAGTTGTTCAAGAAGGTCCGACTTCAGTATGTCCATCCAACCTTCCTCTTCCATTTCATTGCTAATGACTCGCTCGTTCAGGCCTCACCCACTTGCAGGAGCATCCTGGAGTCAGCCTGGAGACAGATGTTCTCCTTGTACAGCACCAACATGCCTGACATCAAACCCATGGTGCATGTTCCTCGCAGGTACTCCAACCAGGAGTTCCTCATCATCATCGGTGGCAGGAAGGACAGCCAGCAGACAACAAGGGATGTCCTGCTGTATGACGAGAAGACAAACCAATGGCTGAGCCTGGCCAAACTTCCCATGCGCCTCTACAAAGCCTCTGCAGTGAGTTTGCACAGCAATGTTTTTGTGCTTGGAGGGATGCCTGTTGTCAATAAGAAAAGTCTGGTCAGTGgtaatatttacatttactcCCTCAAACTCAATCAGTGGAGGTTGATTGAGCACATGCTAATTCCACGTTACTCCCACAGAAGCCTGgcatataaaaattatattttatcatTCGGTGGAATTGGTGAAAACCAGGAAATCCTGAATTCTGTGGAAAGATATGATAGTGTCTACAACACCTGTGAGAGCATGGCAAACATGCCTGTTGCCGTCCTTCACCCTGCTGTTGCTGCCAAAGATCAGAGGGTTTACCTCTTTGGGGGAGAAGACATAATGCAAAACCCTGTTCGGCTTATCCAG GTTTACCATGTCTCCAGGAATACATGGTTTCGTATGGAGACCAGAGTAGTGAAGAATGTCTGTGCACCAGCTGTTGTGATTGGAGACCAGATTATCATCGTAGGTG